A part of Salvelinus sp. IW2-2015 linkage group LG16, ASM291031v2, whole genome shotgun sequence genomic DNA contains:
- the LOC111975983 gene encoding LOW QUALITY PROTEIN: regulator of G-protein signaling 5 (The sequence of the model RefSeq protein was modified relative to this genomic sequence to represent the inferred CDS: substituted 2 bases at 2 genomic stop codons): protein MCKGLAALPQTCRIRAKEIKSKLGVLLQKPENGIDLIIPYPEKPEKKPEKLQKXAIPEEASQWRESWTMCXHNSCGLAMFRSFLRSEFSEENIEFWVACEDFKKTKSPMKMAVKARKIYEDFIQTEGPREVNIDHYTKDVTLRNLVDLSPVTFDLAQKRIYALMEKDSFGRFLRSEQYQELVK, encoded by the exons atgtgtaaaggattagctgCGTTGCCCCAAACATGTCGGATAAG GGCTAAAGAGATTAAGTCTAAGTTGGGGGTTCTCCTCCAGAAGCCTGAGAATGGCATTGACCTGATCATCCCATACCCAGAGAAACCAGAGAAGAAGCCAGAGAAGCTTCAGAAGTGA GCCATTCCTGAGGAGGCTTCTCAGTGGCGTGAGTCCTGGACCATGTGCTGACACAACAGCT GTGGCCTGGCCATGTTTCGTAGCTTCCTGCGCTCTGAATTCAGTGAGGAGAACATTGAGTTCTGGGTGGCCTGCGAGGACTTCAAGAAGACCAAGTCTCCCATGAAGATGGCTGTGAAGGCCAGGAAGATCTATGAGGACTTCATCCAGACCGAGGGACCCAGAGAG gtGAACATTGATCATTACACCAAGGATGTGACCCTGAGGAACCTGGTTGATCTTTCCCCTGTGACCTTTGACCTTGCCCAAAAGAGAATTTATGCTCTGATGGAGAAGGACTCCTTTGGCCGCTTCCTGAGATCTGAGCAGTACCAGGAGCTGGTCAAATAA